A DNA window from Arachis hypogaea cultivar Tifrunner chromosome 18, arahy.Tifrunner.gnm2.J5K5, whole genome shotgun sequence contains the following coding sequences:
- the LOC112771181 gene encoding translation factor GUF1 homolog, chloroplastic — protein MKPRPKFTESSMAAEICRASPLLSVKTQLFHAPPSPTTTTTTTSRFHTSSHSKTSFFSHRVLNLNASFSAVRRRSSAVTCQANTLFEIDSVAKAGQDRLEKVPVSNIRNFSIIAHIDHGKSTLADKLLQVTGTVHQREMKDQFLDNMDLERERGITIKLQAARMRYLFENKPYCLNLIDTPGHVDFSYEVSRSLAACEGALLVVDASQGVEAQTLANVYLALENNLEIIPVLNKIDLPGAEPDRVIKEIEEVVGLDCSNAILCSAKEGIGIIDILNAIVARIPPPADTSQRPLRALIFDSYYDPYRGVIVYFRVVDGTIKKGDRVYFMASGKDYFADEIGVLSPNQQEVKELYAGEVGYLSASIRTVADARVGDTVTHYGRKADQSLPGYEEATPMVFCGLFPVDADQFPDLRDALEKLQLNDAALKFEPETSSAMGFGFRCGFLGLLHMEIVQERLEREYNLSLITTAPSVVYRVNCVDGDTVECSNPSLLPEPGKRRSIEEPYVKIEMLSPKDYIGSLMELGQDRRGLFKEMKFITENRASITYEIPLAEMVGDFFDQLKSRSKGYASMEYTFIGYRESDLIKLDILINGDSVEPLATIVHRDKAYSVGRALTQKLKELIPRQMFKVPIQACIGSKVIASEALSAIRKDVLAKCYGGDISRKKKLLKKQAEGKKRMKSIGKVDVPQEAFMAVLKLEKEVI, from the exons ATGAAGCCGAGACCAAAGTTTACAGAGAGTTCAATGGCCGCAGAAATTTGTCGCGCGTCTCCTCTCTTATCCGTTAAAACTCAACTTTTCCACGCGCCACCatcaccaaccaccaccaccaccactaccagcAGATTCCACACATCATCTCATTCCAAAACTTCCTTCTTCTCTCATCGCGTTCTCAATCTAAATGCCTCTTTCTCCGCTGTCCGTCGCCGCAGCTCCGCCGTCACCTGCCAGGCTAACACTCTCTTCGAGATCGACTCCGTCGCAAAAGCCGGCCAAGACCGTCTGGAAAAG GTGCCGGTGTCGAATATAAGGAACTTCAGCATAATTGCGCATATTGATCACGGGAAATCCACGTTAGCAGATAAATTGCTTCAGGTTACTGGTACCGTTCACCAGCGAGAGATGAAGGACCAGTTTCTCGATAACATGGACCTCGAGAGAGAAAGAGGCATCACTATTAAGCTCCAG GCAGCTCGAATGCGGTATTTGTTTGAGAATAAACCATATTGCTTGAATTTGATTGATACTCCAGGGCATGTTGACTTCTCGTATGAG GTTTCTCGGTCACTTGCTGCATGTGAGGGTGCTCTTCTTGTAGTAGATGCTTCTCAG GGAGTAGAAGCACAAACGCTAGCTAATGTTTATTTGGCCTTGGAAAACAATCTAGAAATTATCCCA GTTTTGAACAAGATAGATCTTCCGGGTGCTGAACCAGATCGAGTTATTAAGGAGATTGAAGAG GTTGTGGGTCTGGATTGTAGCAATGCTATTCTGTGCTCCGCAAAG GAAGGAATAGGTATAATTGATATTCTCAATGCAATTGTTGCGAGAATTCCACCACCTGCTGATACATCACAAAGGCCATTAAGGGCTTTAATATTTGATAG TTACTATGATCCATATAGAGGTGTTATTGTATACTTTCGGGTTGTGGACGGGACTATAAAGAAAGGTGATAGAGTCTATTTTATGGCTAGTGGGAAG GATTATTTTGCTGATGAAATTGGAGTTTTGTCTCCGAATCAACAAGAGGTTAAAGAATTATATGCTGGAGAG GTGGGCTACCTGTCGGCGTCAATAAGAACAGTAGCTGATGCCAGAGTGGGTGACACAGTGACTCACTATGGTCGAAAGGCAGATCAATCACTCCCTGGATACGAGGAAGCGACTCCTATGGTGTTTTGTGGCCTGTTTCCTGTTGACGCTGACCA ATTTCCTGATCTACGTGATGCCCTTGAGAAGCTACAACTTAATGATGCTGCACTGAAG TTTGAACCGGAGACTTCAAGTGCCATGGGATTTGGGTTTAGATGTGGGTTTCTGGGTCTTCTCCACATGGAAATTGTCCAG GAAAGACTTGAGAGAGAATACAATCTGAGCTTGATAACTACCGCTCCAAGTGTTGTTTACAGAGTGAACTGTGTAGATGGAGATACT GTTGAATGCTCGAATCCATCTTTACTTCCTGAACCTGGAAAAAGGAGATCAATTGAGGAGCCATATGTTAAG ATTGAGATGCTTTCGCCAAAGGATTATATCGGGTCACTTATGGAACTGGGACAAGACAGAAGAGGATTGTTTAAAGAAATGAAGTTTATCACTGAAAATAGAGCATCAATCACCTACGAAATACCACTAGCGGAG ATGGTTGGTGATTTCTTTGACCAGTTAAAGTCGAGAAGTAAAGGTTATGCTAGTATGGAGTATACCTTTATCGG GTACAGAGAAAGTGATTTAATTAAACTTGACATATTGATAAATGGTGACAGTGTGGAGCCATTGGCTACGATTGTCCACAGAGATAAG GCATATTCTGTGGGAAGGGCTTTGACTCAAAAGCTGAAGGAGCTCATACCACGTCAAATGTTTAAAGTACCAATCCAA GCATGcataggatcaaaagtgattgctAGTGAAGCTTTATCTGCAATAAGGAAGGATGTATTAGCCAAATGTTATG GTGGCGACATTTCGAGGAAAAAGAAGTTACTTAAGAAACAG GCTGAAGGAAAGAAAAGGATGAAGTCCATTGGTAAAGTTGATGTGCCTCAAGAAGCTTTCATGGCGGTCTTGAAATTGGAAAAGGAGGTGATATGA
- the LOC140181196 gene encoding uncharacterized protein isoform X2, with translation MELWNVMDLPVFDMGDDQLPEFQYLPPLTDAELFAADVGAPQFQSPSSSNVPLPEFPIGNQQPLPQPLPLPEFAANVPPPQFAADMCGYQQPQAQPETVWSGDENKEFDMAPHQFQSPSEFQSLPLSQLANVGGNQQPQPQLPAEFPVNLPLPEFPAYVPLPQSAADVCGYQQPQAQPEPFWSEDDNKEFELVLAECLPEALKNRWDDVAACLPGKTPAQIQERFQKLITDINLIHNSYINLHHTSIAPAAPHNMPAPPTTLERNPLSLPGTSEQNQPAMTSERKKTVHWTPEEKESCAIT, from the exons ATGGAATTGTGGAACGTGATGGACCTGCCTGTCTTCGACATGGGTGATGATCAACTGCCTGAGTTTCAATATCTGCCTCCATTGACAGACGCAGAGCTGTTTGCCGCAGACGTGGGAGCACCTCAGTTTCAGTCGCCCTCATCCTCAAATGTGCCTCTTCCGGAGTTTCCAATTGGCAATCAACAGCCTCTGCCTCAGCCTCTGCCTCTGCCGGAATTTGCAGCCAATGTGCCTCCGCCGCAGTTTGCCGCTGACATGTGTGGCTATCAACAACCTCAGGCACAGCCTGAGACAGTGTGGAGTGGGGATGAGAACAAAGAGTTCGACATGGCACCACATCAGTTTCAGTCGCCCTCTGAGTTTCAGTCTCTGCCTCTGTCGCAGCTAGCCAATGTGGGTGGTAATCAACAGCCTCAGCCTCAGCTTCCGGCAGAGTTTCCCGTCAATTTGCCTCTGCCGGAGTTTCCCGCTTATGTGCCTCTGCCGCAGTCTGCCGCTGACGTGTGTGGCTATCAACAACCTCAGGCACAGCCTGAGCCCTTCTGGAGTGAGGATGACAACAAAGAGTTTGAATTGGTTCTTGCTGAATGTCTTCCGGAAGCTCTAAAGAACCGGTGGGATGATGTGGCTGCTTGTCTCCCCGGCAAGACCCCCGCGCAGATACAGGAACGCTTCCAGAAGCTCATCACCGACATCAATCTCATCCATAACTCTTATATCAATCTGCATCACACCTCCATTGCACCTGCTGCACCTCACAACATGCCTGCACCTCCCACCACATTGGAACGCAATCCACTCTCCCTCCCCGGAACAAGTGAACAAAACCAACCTGCTATGACTAGTGAAAGAAAGAAAACAGTTCATTGGACTCCAGAAGAGAAAGA gaGCTGTGCCATCACGTGA
- the LOC112771179 gene encoding phosphatidylinositol 4-phosphate 5-kinase 1, translated as MQETLLTVSEQLHTTKKKKSDEEEDNEEGDDVIELVVLPPPCRPPRVPPGSRRVTPAVTFSDSGLSSVVRSLPNGDLYAGTLTGNVPDGAGKYLWSDGCIYEGEWCDGKASGKGRFSWPSGATYEGEFSDGKMHGTGTFVGADGDTYKGSWLSDKKHGFGEKRYANGDVYEGSWTHNLQEGEGKYVWRNGNEYIGEWKNGAICGKGVLVWKNGNRYEGFWENGIPKGKGVFTWRDGSTCSGNWGKEFVSDEERCRSRRRSVEMVVKKRVSVDGGLGGRSVSFPRICIWELDGEAGDITCDIVDNVEASMFYKDWSEFESGGSNGSGDDGGWNLQRSPCLVDGDVKKPGNTVSKGHRSYDLMLNLQLGIRYSVGKHASGRRELRPGDFDPKEKFWTRFPLEGSKFTPPHQSVDFRWKDYCPMVFRHLRELFAIDPADYMLAICGNDTLREMSSPGKSGSLFYLTQDDRFMIKTLKKAEVKVLIRMLPSYYQHVCQYKNSLVTKFLGVHCVKPVGGQKTRFIIMGNVFCSEYRIHKRFDLKGSSHGRTTDKPEEEIDETTTLKDLDLNFVFRLEQSWFQELICQLDRDCEFLEAEGIMDYSLLIGLHFRDDYSVEEMKSSKDELCSGKRDMQNDEVQDMKWVPIGRGPLIRLGTNTPARAERVCKARLDQLQHTGSGSINPTPPESSGEISDVILYFGIIDILQDYDITKKLEHAYKSLQVDSSSISAVDPKLYSKRFRDFIHRIFVEDK; from the exons ATGCAGGAAACACTTCTCACTGTGTCTGAACAGCTTCACActacaaagaagaagaaatcagACGAAGAAGAAGATAATGAAGAAGGAGATGATGTCATCGAGCTCGTGGTGCTTCCTCCGCCGTGCCGGCCGCCGCGAGTACCTCCAGGGTCACGGCGTGTGACGCCGGCCGTCACCTTCAGTGACTCCGGTTTGAGTTCTGTAGTCAGATCGCTACCGAACGGTGACCTCTACGCTGGAACCCTAACTGGGAACGTCCCCGACGGCGCCGGAAAATATCTCTGGTCGGACGGTTGCATTTACGAAGGGGAGTGGTGCGACGGAAAAGCCTCCGGCAAGGGACGGTTCTCGTGGCCGTCGGGAGCAACCTACGAAGGTGAGTTCTCCGACGGAAAAATGCACGGCACTGGAACATTCGTCGGAGCTGACGGGGACACGTATAAAGGATCATGGCTCTCCGACAAGAAACACGGCTTCGGCGAGAAACGCTACGCTAATGGTGATGTCTATGAAGGTTCATGGACGCACAATTTGCAAGAAG GTGAGGGAAAGTATGTATGGAGGAATGGGAACGAGTACATTGGAGAGTGGAAGAACGGGGCAATTTGCGGGAAGGGTGTTTTGGTTTGGAAGAATGGGAACAGATATGAAGGGTTTTGGGAGAATGGTATTCCTAAAGGGAAAGGTGTGTTTACCTGGCGTGATGGGAGCACGTGCTCCGGAAATTGGGGGAAGGAGTTTGTGAGCGACGAAGAGAGGTGTAGGAGTAGGAGGAGGAGTGTGGAGATGGTAGTCAAGAAGAGGGTCTCTGTTGATGGTGGTCTTGGTGGGAGGAGTGTGAGTTTTCCAAGGATTTGCATTTGGGAGCTTGATGGTGAAGCTGGGGATATAACCTGTGATATTGTGGATAATGTGGAGGCTTCTATGTTCTATAAAGACTGGAGTGAGTTTGAGAGTGGTGGCAGCAATGGCAGTGGCGATGATGGTGGTTGGAACTTGCAGAGGAGTCCTTGTTTAGTTGATGGGGATGTGAAGAAACCTGGTAACACTGTGTCTAAAGGGCATAGGAGTTATGATTTGATGCTTAACCTTCAATTGGGTATAAG GTACTCTGTTGGGAAGCATGCTTCAGGACGGCGAGAGCTTAGGCCGGGAGATTTTGATCCTAAGGAGAAGTTCTGGACAAGATTTCCACTAGAAGGGTCTAAGTTCACGCCCCCGCATCAATCCGTAGACTTCAGGTGGAAAGATTACTGCCCCATGGTGTTCAG ACATCTAAGGGAATTATTCGCCATAGATCCTGCGGATTACATGCTTGCTATTTGCGGCAATGACACACTTAGAGAGATGTCTTCCCCTGGAAAAAGTGGAAGCTTGTTTTACCTCACTCAAGATGACCGGTTTATGATCAAGACCTTGAAGAAGGCTGAAGTCAAG GTACTCATCAGGATGCTTCCAAGTTACTATCAACATGTTTGCCAGTACAAGAACTCCCTGGTCACGAAATTTCTTGGTGTTCATTGCGTCAAACCTGTTGGAGGTCAGAAG ACTCGCTTTATTATAATGGGCAATGTATTTTGTTCGGAGTATCGGATTCATAAGCGGTTTGATCTCAAAGGATCTTCTCATGGTCGTACTACGGATAAACCCGAGGAGGAGATTGATGAGACAACCACTCTCAAAGACCTTGATCTTAACTTTGTCTTTCGCCTGGAACAATCTTGGTTTCAAGAGCTTATATG CCAACTTGATAGAGACTGTGAGTTCCTGGAAGCAGAGGGGATTATGGATTATAGTCTTCTAATTGGTCTTCATTTCCGTGACGATTACTCAGTTGAGGAAATGAAGAGTTCAAAAGATGAGTTGTGTTCAG GCAAGAGAGACATGCAAAATGATGAGGTGCAGGATATGAAATGGGTTCCCATAGGCCG GGGACCTCTAATCCGGCTAGGAACGAACACACCTGCGAGAGCTGAGAGAGTATGTAAAGCTAGATTGGATCAGCTTCAGCACACAGGTAGTGGAAGCATTAATCCTACCCCTCCAGAGAGCAGTGGCGAGATATCtgatgtaattctctactttggTATCATTGACATTCTCCAAGATTACGATATCACCAAAAAACTAGAGCATGCATACAAGTCACTACAAGTGGATTCTTCCTCTATCTCGGCCGTTGATCCAAAGCTATACTCTAAAAGGTTTAGGGATTTCATACACAGAATCTTTGTAGAGGACAAATGA
- the LOC140181196 gene encoding uncharacterized protein isoform X1, producing the protein MELWNVMDLPVFDMGDDQLPEFQYLPPLTDAELFAADVGAPQFQSPSSSNVPLPEFPIGNQQPLPQPLPLPEFAANVPPPQFAADMCGYQQPQAQPETVWSGDENKEFDMAPHQFQSPSEFQSLPLSQLANVGGNQQPQPQLPAEFPVNLPLPEFPAYVPLPQSAADVCGYQQPQAQPEPFWSEDDNKEFELVLAECLPEALKNRWDDVAACLPGKTPAQIQERFQKLITDINLIHNSYINLHHTSIAPAAPHNMPAPPTTLERNPLSLPGTSEQNQPAMTSERKKTVHWTPEEKELFLRGYKELGRKWKRISEDYVKTRTEKQVVSHAQKVLKKLAEQNRRNNIGDES; encoded by the exons ATGGAATTGTGGAACGTGATGGACCTGCCTGTCTTCGACATGGGTGATGATCAACTGCCTGAGTTTCAATATCTGCCTCCATTGACAGACGCAGAGCTGTTTGCCGCAGACGTGGGAGCACCTCAGTTTCAGTCGCCCTCATCCTCAAATGTGCCTCTTCCGGAGTTTCCAATTGGCAATCAACAGCCTCTGCCTCAGCCTCTGCCTCTGCCGGAATTTGCAGCCAATGTGCCTCCGCCGCAGTTTGCCGCTGACATGTGTGGCTATCAACAACCTCAGGCACAGCCTGAGACAGTGTGGAGTGGGGATGAGAACAAAGAGTTCGACATGGCACCACATCAGTTTCAGTCGCCCTCTGAGTTTCAGTCTCTGCCTCTGTCGCAGCTAGCCAATGTGGGTGGTAATCAACAGCCTCAGCCTCAGCTTCCGGCAGAGTTTCCCGTCAATTTGCCTCTGCCGGAGTTTCCCGCTTATGTGCCTCTGCCGCAGTCTGCCGCTGACGTGTGTGGCTATCAACAACCTCAGGCACAGCCTGAGCCCTTCTGGAGTGAGGATGACAACAAAGAGTTTGAATTGGTTCTTGCTGAATGTCTTCCGGAAGCTCTAAAGAACCGGTGGGATGATGTGGCTGCTTGTCTCCCCGGCAAGACCCCCGCGCAGATACAGGAACGCTTCCAGAAGCTCATCACCGACATCAATCTCATCCATAACTCTTATATCAATCTGCATCACACCTCCATTGCACCTGCTGCACCTCACAACATGCCTGCACCTCCCACCACATTGGAACGCAATCCACTCTCCCTCCCCGGAACAAGTGAACAAAACCAACCTGCTATGACTAGTGAAAGAAAGAAAACAGTTCATTGGACTCCAGAAGAGAAAGA GTTATTTCTTAGAGGATATAAAGAATTAGGACGCAAGTGGAAAAGAATTTCGGAAGATTATGTCAAAACAAGAACGGAAAAACAAGTTGTTAGTCATGCACAAAAAGTTCTGAAAAAATTAGCTGaacaaaacagaagaaataacATTGGTGATGAATCATA g